A genomic region of Procambarus clarkii isolate CNS0578487 chromosome 88, FALCON_Pclarkii_2.0, whole genome shotgun sequence contains the following coding sequences:
- the LOC123745846 gene encoding collagen alpha-1(XXIV) chain-like isoform X1: protein MRMGVENGEWGQMRCSIPILVASIFYVAGVTSQYQPLQTLGVPKSSSTSPGFDGIPRDTSQPLPGLIEAIGSLPSSAQPIAAEDAFILQGPGSGLLPDAGQHRGSFADGRYFPQDFHSGVAPGPDVGQGVFGGPGPNVGQGVFGGPGPNVGQGVFGGPGPNVGQGVFGGPGPNVGQGVFGGPGPNVGQGVFGGPGPNVGQGVFGGPATIFSGGRLDQVSVPRVAVGSTGPSGSIVRPVGVPQVRRVDDVFHPTVTQVVTVDRCVTVTDQAFNSVAVTLTSFSVQTVTVGTRSVLHTPVDDRVALQTSVFVRPTSVTLTEVKSDFRIVTETSLSYVTLAHTSYIISQYTYTTPATQVLTYTATVVHTNINTKSTTFTNYRTVTDTVYINSGYGYRPQ from the exons ATGAGGATGGGCGTAGAGAATGGGGAATGGGGACAG ATGCGGTGTTCTATTCCAATATTGGTGGCCTCTATCTTCTATGTGGCCGGTGTGACGAGCCAGTACCAACCATTACAG ACCCTGGGTGTCCCGAAGTCCTCCAGTACTTCACCTGGTTTTGACGGCATTCCCAGGGACACTAGTCAACCACTTCCTGGATTAATTGAAGCAATCGGGAGCCTGCCGAGTAGCGCTCAACCTATCGCAGCTGAAGACGCCTTTATCCTCCAAGGCCCTGGCAGCGGCCTCTTGCCCGACGCAGGCCAGCACAGGGGAAGTTTTGCTGATGGACGATATTTTCCCCAAGACTTTCACAGTGGTGTAGCTCCCGGTCCTGATGTCGGCCAGGGTGTCTTTGGTGGTCCCGGTCCTAATGTCGGCCAGGGTGTCTTTGGTGGTCCCGGTCCTAATGTCGGCCAGGGTGTCTTTGGTGGTCCCGGTCCTAATGTCGGCCAGGGTGTCTTTGGTGGTCCCGGTCCTAATGTCGGCCAGGGTGTCTTTGGTGGTCCCGGTCCTAATGTCGGCCAGGGTGTCTTTGGTGGTCCCGGTCCTAATGTCGGCCAGGGTGTCTTCGGTGGTCCCGCTACCATATTCAGCGGTGGCAGGTTGGACCAGGTGTCCGTTCCGCGGGTCGCAGTGGGCAGCACTGGACCTTCTGGAAGTATTGTCAGACCGGTTGGCGTCCCTCAGGTCAGGAGGGTGGACGATGTCTTCCATCCCACTGTCACCCAAGTTGTCACCGTCGACCGTTGCGTCACTGTCACCGACCAAGCCTTCAACAGTGTGGCAGTAACCTTAACGTCCTTCAGCGTGCAGACTGTCACCGTCGGAACACGCTCG GTGCTACACACTCCCGTTGATGACCGGGTCGCTCTCCAGACGTCTGTCTTTGTCCGGCCAACGTCAGTAACGTTAACGGAAGTGAAGTCTGACTTCAGGATCGTGACGGAAACGTCACTAAGTTACGTGACCCTCGCTCACACGTCCTACATAATCAGCCAGTACACCTACACCACTCCGGCCACCCAGGT GTTGACGTACACAGCGACGGTGGTACACACGAATATTAACACCAAGAGCACAACCTTCACCAACTACCGGACAGTGACGGACACTGTGTACATTAACAGCGGCTACGGCTACCGTCCTCAATAA
- the LOC123745846 gene encoding collagen alpha-2(I) chain-like isoform X2 encodes MRCSIPILVASIFYVAGVTSQYQPLQTLGVPKSSSTSPGFDGIPRDTSQPLPGLIEAIGSLPSSAQPIAAEDAFILQGPGSGLLPDAGQHRGSFADGRYFPQDFHSGVAPGPDVGQGVFGGPGPNVGQGVFGGPGPNVGQGVFGGPGPNVGQGVFGGPGPNVGQGVFGGPGPNVGQGVFGGPGPNVGQGVFGGPATIFSGGRLDQVSVPRVAVGSTGPSGSIVRPVGVPQVRRVDDVFHPTVTQVVTVDRCVTVTDQAFNSVAVTLTSFSVQTVTVGTRSVLHTPVDDRVALQTSVFVRPTSVTLTEVKSDFRIVTETSLSYVTLAHTSYIISQYTYTTPATQVLTYTATVVHTNINTKSTTFTNYRTVTDTVYINSGYGYRPQ; translated from the exons ATGCGGTGTTCTATTCCAATATTGGTGGCCTCTATCTTCTATGTGGCCGGTGTGACGAGCCAGTACCAACCATTACAG ACCCTGGGTGTCCCGAAGTCCTCCAGTACTTCACCTGGTTTTGACGGCATTCCCAGGGACACTAGTCAACCACTTCCTGGATTAATTGAAGCAATCGGGAGCCTGCCGAGTAGCGCTCAACCTATCGCAGCTGAAGACGCCTTTATCCTCCAAGGCCCTGGCAGCGGCCTCTTGCCCGACGCAGGCCAGCACAGGGGAAGTTTTGCTGATGGACGATATTTTCCCCAAGACTTTCACAGTGGTGTAGCTCCCGGTCCTGATGTCGGCCAGGGTGTCTTTGGTGGTCCCGGTCCTAATGTCGGCCAGGGTGTCTTTGGTGGTCCCGGTCCTAATGTCGGCCAGGGTGTCTTTGGTGGTCCCGGTCCTAATGTCGGCCAGGGTGTCTTTGGTGGTCCCGGTCCTAATGTCGGCCAGGGTGTCTTTGGTGGTCCCGGTCCTAATGTCGGCCAGGGTGTCTTTGGTGGTCCCGGTCCTAATGTCGGCCAGGGTGTCTTCGGTGGTCCCGCTACCATATTCAGCGGTGGCAGGTTGGACCAGGTGTCCGTTCCGCGGGTCGCAGTGGGCAGCACTGGACCTTCTGGAAGTATTGTCAGACCGGTTGGCGTCCCTCAGGTCAGGAGGGTGGACGATGTCTTCCATCCCACTGTCACCCAAGTTGTCACCGTCGACCGTTGCGTCACTGTCACCGACCAAGCCTTCAACAGTGTGGCAGTAACCTTAACGTCCTTCAGCGTGCAGACTGTCACCGTCGGAACACGCTCG GTGCTACACACTCCCGTTGATGACCGGGTCGCTCTCCAGACGTCTGTCTTTGTCCGGCCAACGTCAGTAACGTTAACGGAAGTGAAGTCTGACTTCAGGATCGTGACGGAAACGTCACTAAGTTACGTGACCCTCGCTCACACGTCCTACATAATCAGCCAGTACACCTACACCACTCCGGCCACCCAGGT GTTGACGTACACAGCGACGGTGGTACACACGAATATTAACACCAAGAGCACAACCTTCACCAACTACCGGACAGTGACGGACACTGTGTACATTAACAGCGGCTACGGCTACCGTCCTCAATAA